A genomic segment from Gemmatimonadaceae bacterium encodes:
- a CDS encoding DNA-3-methyladenine glycosylase 2 family protein has protein sequence MPPASHRKAVNHLRRVDPVMAGVIDEVGPCRFETAPHLTHFEAVARSIIFQQLSGKAAATIHGRFVALFGGETPRAAALHALSDESLRGAGVSRQKVSYLRDLAARVLSGEVPIDTLHEASDDAVIRHLTAIKGVGLWTAQMFLMFRLGRPDVLPDLDLGIRKGIQRAYGLRKLPDAKKVHTIGARWAPYRTVACWYLWRSIDGEGS, from the coding sequence ATGCCTCCTGCTTCGCACCGCAAGGCGGTGAACCACCTGCGCCGTGTCGACCCCGTGATGGCGGGGGTCATCGACGAGGTCGGTCCCTGCCGATTCGAGACCGCGCCCCACCTCACGCATTTCGAGGCGGTGGCGCGGTCGATCATTTTCCAGCAGCTGTCGGGGAAGGCCGCGGCGACGATCCACGGTCGATTCGTCGCGCTTTTTGGTGGCGAGACGCCACGCGCGGCCGCGCTGCACGCGCTCTCCGACGAGTCGCTGCGCGGCGCCGGCGTTTCGCGCCAGAAGGTTTCCTACCTGCGCGACCTCGCGGCGCGCGTCCTGTCGGGCGAGGTCCCGATCGACACGCTGCACGAGGCGAGCGACGACGCGGTCATCCGGCACCTCACGGCCATCAAGGGCGTTGGTCTGTGGACGGCGCAGATGTTCCTGATGTTCAGGCTCGGGCGCCCGGACGTACTTCCAGACCTCGACCTCGGCATTCGAAAGGGGATCCAGCGGGCGTATGGCCTGCGCAAGCTCCCCGATGCGAAGAAGGTCCACACGATCGGCGCGCGGTGGGCGCCGTACCGCACGGTCGCTTGCTGGTATCTCTGGCGCTCGATCGACGGGGAGGGGTCGTAG